From the genome of uncultured Bacteroides sp.:
GAGTAAGCAATTCATCTTCTGTGGCTATCTCAGGTTCTGATGAAAAAGTTACTTATCGTTTTGGTTTGACCAATAATTATGAAAAGAGTATTCTTCCAAATGCCAACAACAGTCAGTTTGGTATGAATATGAATACTACTTATGATATCCGTAAGAATCTGCACTTTATTATGAATGCTAACTACGTGTTCGAAAAGTCTAAAGGTCGTTCTAATCTTTCAGATGCCAACGGTAATACCAATGCAGCTATTCTGTATCATGCAAATTCTTTCGACATTAATTGGATGGAACGTGGTAGCGAAACATCTCAATGGGGTACAACAGCAGCTGGAAAAGAATTACTTTCCGGCAACAGCGTTTACTTCAATAACCCTTACTGGTTGCAGTATCGTAAAACCAACGATTCTAGAAAGAATCGTCTAACCGGTTCCATGACTTTGAAGTGGGATATTACAGACTGGTTGTACATTCAGGGTGCAGCACAACGCGATGGTTTTAACCTTGAATTCAAACAAATTCAGCCAATAGGTGCAGCAGCTGACCCTAATGGTTATTTGACAGAATTCCAAAAGACGTATTATGAAATGAACTATAACTTCCTCCTTGGATTTAATAAGGATTTCAACGACTGGTCTGTAGGTGCTACCTTTGGTGGTAATCAACAGACTAATACTACTAAGATTTATTATCCTGCCAATGGTGGACGTCCGTTTGTTGTAGATGGATTGTGGTCGGTTAATAACCTCGACCCAACAGATACACGCGCTCAAATAGGTTATTCACGTTATAAAGTGAATTCACTCTATTTCACTGCCGACTTAGGATGGAAGAAGCAATTATTCCTGAATGTTACCGGACGTAATGACTGGTTCTCTACTTTGTCACCCGATAATAATAGTTATTTCTACCCTTCTGTTACAGGATCATGGATATTCTCAGACACCTTTGATACTCCGGAATGGTTTACTTTTGGTAAGGTGCGTGCTTCTTGGGCTAGAGCATCCAATGGTACCAGTGCATATCAGAACATGATGACTTACAAAGTTCTCAACTATAAAGTTAATGGACAGCAGGTAGTTACAGTAAACAACGACACTTATCCTAATCCAGATTTGAAACCGGTAGAGATTACTGAAAAGGAAATTGGTTTAAATCTTTCATTCTTCCAGAGCCGCTTGAATTTTGATATGGCTTATTACGTGAAAGATACAAAAGATGACATTGCTAGAGTTTCAATATCCAGCACCAGTGGATTCAATTCTAGAATTATGAATGTTGGTAAAATCCAGAACAAAGGTTTCGAATTCATGGTAGATGGTACTCCAGTGAAGAGTAAAGACTTTATGTGGAACAGTACATTCAACTTCGCTATCAATAATTCAAAAGTAAAATTTCTTGGTGATGGTGTAAAACGTCTGGCAATAGACGGCGCGACATCAAACGTAGGTTCAGTTGGTGTTTATAACGTACTTGGATCAGCTTATGGTGAAATCATTGGTTATAAATACAAACGTGATACTAATGGTAACTTGTTATTGAAAGACGGTATGCCACAAAACAATGGCGAACAGGTAAGTCTTGGCAACGGAGTATATAAATATACCGGTGGATGGCAAAACACATTGAAATATAAAAATATAACTCTGGCATTCCTTATTGACTACAAATTCGGCGCAAAATTATTCTCTGGAACTAACTACAGTGCATACGGCGCAGGTTTACACAAAAACACACTGCTAGGTCGTACCGCTGATGCACCTAACCAAACATACGTATTCCAGGGTATTGATGAAGCAACTGGTAAAACCAATGCTGTCGCTGTAAGAGCCAGCAATTACTGGGGAAAAATTACAGATCAGAATATTGCAGAAGAATTTACTTATGATGCAAGCTTTATTAAATTGCGCGAACTTTCTCTTGGTTACGAATTCCCAACTAGTGTTCTGTCTAAACTGAGAGTTGTGAAAGGTTTAAATGTATCTTTAGTTGCACGTAACCTTTGGACAATAATGAAGCATACCGACAATATTGATCCTGAAGCTGCATATAACAACAGCAACGGTCAGGGTCTTGAATTGAACGGTTATCCTTATACACGCAATATTGGCTTCAATGTAAATCTAAAATTCTAATAGTTAAGAACTTAATAATATGAAGAAATATATTAAAAACGCATGTGCCGCACTCTTCTGTCTAACAGCAGTAACTAGTTGTGGCGACTTTGGCGATA
Proteins encoded in this window:
- a CDS encoding SusC/RagA family TonB-linked outer membrane protein, which codes for MKKSKLLSFLQLKKGIALALVLSFVSLAAMAQNITVKGKVTDSKGEAVINASIMVQGTTNGTVTDLDGNYSLTKVAPNAQLSFSYIGMKKQTVKVEGRTVINVVLVDDAEVLKEVVVTALGIKRQARSLGYSTTKVGGEEFTLARDPNLGNALSGKVAGVSVAGNSTGSGGSSRVVIRGNASLTGNNMPLYVVDGVPFDNANQGSAGQWGGLDMGDGLNNINADDVENIQILKGAAASALYGYRGGNGAILITTKSGKKGKAMSVEVNNNLTFNAIYDQRDFQKVYGQGSDGQRPADKQAAIDSDRSNWGEAMDGGNAVNFLGQNYKYSYVDNFKKFYNTGVSNSSSVAISGSDEKVTYRFGLTNNYEKSILPNANNSQFGMNMNTTYDIRKNLHFIMNANYVFEKSKGRSNLSDANGNTNAAILYHANSFDINWMERGSETSQWGTTAAGKELLSGNSVYFNNPYWLQYRKTNDSRKNRLTGSMTLKWDITDWLYIQGAAQRDGFNLEFKQIQPIGAAADPNGYLTEFQKTYYEMNYNFLLGFNKDFNDWSVGATFGGNQQTNTTKIYYPANGGRPFVVDGLWSVNNLDPTDTRAQIGYSRYKVNSLYFTADLGWKKQLFLNVTGRNDWFSTLSPDNNSYFYPSVTGSWIFSDTFDTPEWFTFGKVRASWARASNGTSAYQNMMTYKVLNYKVNGQQVVTVNNDTYPNPDLKPVEITEKEIGLNLSFFQSRLNFDMAYYVKDTKDDIARVSISSTSGFNSRIMNVGKIQNKGFEFMVDGTPVKSKDFMWNSTFNFAINNSKVKFLGDGVKRLAIDGATSNVGSVGVYNVLGSAYGEIIGYKYKRDTNGNLLLKDGMPQNNGEQVSLGNGVYKYTGGWQNTLKYKNITLAFLIDYKFGAKLFSGTNYSAYGAGLHKNTLLGRTADAPNQTYVFQGIDEATGKTNAVAVRASNYWGKITDQNIAEEFTYDASFIKLRELSLGYEFPTSVLSKLRVVKGLNVSLVARNLWTIMKHTDNIDPEAAYNNSNGQGLELNGYPYTRNIGFNVNLKF